A region of the Streptomyces durocortorensis genome:
CGCCGGTCTGCGATCCGCAAGGCCCGCTGGTCGCCGAGGTCGTGAAGACCTCGTCGGACCCGTACGTGGGCCGTGTCTCGCTCGTCCGCGTCTTCTCCGGCACCCTGCGCCCGGACGATCCGGTGCATCTGTGCGGCCACGGCCTCGACGCGACGGGGCACGCGCCGCGCCCCTGTCACGAGGCGGAGATCCGCCTCGGCGCGCTCACCTCGCCGTTCGGCCGCCAGCAGCGCACCCAGGACCGGTGCATAGCGGGCGACCTGGCGTGCGTGGCGCGGCTCGGTGAGGCGGAGACCGGTGACACGCTCTCCCCTGCCGGTGACCCGGTTCTCATCGAGCCCTGGTCGACGCCGGACCCGCTGCTCCCGCTGGCCGTCCGGGCGCACGGCAAGGCGGACGAGGACAAGCTGTCGCAGGGGCTGGCCCGGCTGGTGGCCGAGGACCCCACCCTGCGCCTCGAACAGAACCCGGACACCCACCAGGTCGTCCTGTGGTGCCTGGGCGAGGCGCACCAGGAAGTCGCCCTGGAACGGCTGCGCGAGCGCTACGGCGTCCAGGTCGACGCGGAACCGCACCGGGTGCCGCTGCGCGAGACGTTCGCGGGCCGGGCCACCGGGCGCGGACGGCACGTCAAACAGTCGGGCGGGCACGGGCAGTTCGCGATCTGCGAGATCGAGGTGGAGCCGCTGCCGCCGGGTTCGGGCGTCGAGTTCGTCGACCGGGTGGTGGGCGGTTCGGTGCCGCGTCAGTTCATCGGGTCGGTGGAGAAGGGAGTACGGGCCCAGGCCGCGAAGGGGGTGGCCGCCGGGCATCCGCTCGTCGACGTACGGATCACGCTGCTGGACGGCAAGGCGCACTCGGTGGACTCCTCGGACGCCGCCTTCCAGACCGCCGGTGCGCTCGCCCTGCGGGAGGCGGCGGCGGACGCCCGTATCCAGCTCCTGGAACCGGTCTGCGAGGTGAGCGTGCTGGTCCCGGACGACTTCGTGGGCCCGGTGATGAGCGATCTGTCGGGACGCCGGGGCCGGGTCGTGGGCACCGAGCAGAGTCCGGGCGGGCGCACCGTCGTACGGGCCGAGGTGCCGGAGATCGAAGTCGGCCGGTACGCCGTGGACCTGCGCTCCCTGTCCCACGGCACCGGGTGCTTCGACCGCGCCTACGCCCGGCACGAGGCGGTGCCGCCGCAGGTGGCCGACCGGATCCGCACCGGGCAGCGGGACGGATCACCCGGCGCGTG
Encoded here:
- a CDS encoding elongation factor G-like protein EF-G2, which produces MGDKAHAHPGAAGGAPTAGHPSAIRNVVLVGPSGSGKTTLVEALALTAGAVNRAGRVEDGATVSDYDEIEQRRRRSVQLSLVPVAWDGCKINLLDTPGYADFVGELRAGLRAADAALFVVSAAQEAESVAATTRAVWEECAIVGMPRAIVVTHLDTARTSFDGMTRVCSEIFGGDDPDAVLPLYLPVLGPEAADGHAPLTGLTGLLSRRMLDYSSGERAELPPAREQEEPLRAARDRLIEGIIAESEDESLMDRYLGGEDIDVSTLVGDLERAVAKGSFHPVLTAAPAAEGTRQGIGTVELLELITRGFPTPLERTPPVVTTPAGKPRPAPVCDPQGPLVAEVVKTSSDPYVGRVSLVRVFSGTLRPDDPVHLCGHGLDATGHAPRPCHEAEIRLGALTSPFGRQQRTQDRCIAGDLACVARLGEAETGDTLSPAGDPVLIEPWSTPDPLLPLAVRAHGKADEDKLSQGLARLVAEDPTLRLEQNPDTHQVVLWCLGEAHQEVALERLRERYGVQVDAEPHRVPLRETFAGRATGRGRHVKQSGGHGQFAICEIEVEPLPPGSGVEFVDRVVGGSVPRQFIGSVEKGVRAQAAKGVAAGHPLVDVRITLLDGKAHSVDSSDAAFQTAGALALREAAADARIQLLEPVCEVSVLVPDDFVGPVMSDLSGRRGRVVGTEQSPGGRTVVRAEVPEIEVGRYAVDLRSLSHGTGCFDRAYARHEAVPPQVADRIRTGQRDGSPGA